The Candidatus Hydrogenedentota bacterium sequence TTGAGCGTATGCGCGCGCCAGCCGCACGACGGCGGGCACGTATCCGGCAGCGGCCGATTTATGGTGCCATCGAATGGCCGCGCGAACGTTTCGCGCGGGACTGTCCTCAGCCTCAAGAATACGCGCCAACTCATATTGCGCCCGCGCATTGCCGAGACGCGCGGCAGGTTCAAGCAGTCTCATCGCTTCGCGCAGGTTGGCTTTGGCGCCGATCCCCCGCGACAGCATCAAGCCTGCGGCTGTTTGGGCTTCCAGTAATCCGGCATCGGCGGCCTTACGATACAATGCCGCGGCCTCCTCAGGATTGGCCGCAACCCGAAATCCTCCCGCAGGTTCGACACCGTGTTCGAGCCAGGTTGCCAGTCCATAGCACGCTTCGGGCACTCCATTGTCCGCGGCCAACCTCAGATACTTCTCCGCTTCGTTCAGGTTTCCGACTCCGCCTAGACCGGTCGCATACAAATAGGCCAAGGGGTAGTAGGCCTCAACGCACTTCCCCTCCGCCGCTTTGCTAAACCACTCTCTCGCGGTTGGATAGTTTATTAACGCGCGTTTGCCTTCGAAATAGACCATGCCCATTTCGTACTGCATCCGTGCATTGCCTCGATCCGCGGCGCGCTTCATCACATCCAGACGCATGATGCGCTCGCCCGAATTTGCGCGCAGTTTGACGATACGCCACGTCCCAATGCCTGCAAACGCGACCGCTACCGCAAGTATTGCTGTCGTTAAAACGCGCCCAAACGTTGCCTT is a genomic window containing:
- a CDS encoding sel1 repeat family protein, which gives rise to MKRDSGKATFGRVLTTAILAVAVAFAGIGTWRIVKLRANSGERIMRLDVMKRAADRGNARMQYEMGMVYFEGKRALINYPTAREWFSKAAEGKCVEAYYPLAYLYATGLGGVGNLNEAEKYLRLAADNGVPEACYGLATWLEHGVEPAGGFRVAANPEEAAALYRKAADAGLLEAQTAAGLMLSRGIGAKANLREAMRLLEPAARLGNARAQYELARILEAEDSPARNVRAAIRWHHKSAAAGYVPAVVRLARAYAQGGVVERNLDKALWWWRLADNLGVPEAKAQCESIAKEVTSWQITRIESRLLAWTPQVREEPLKDEDKPELPLL